Proteins encoded in a region of the Isosphaeraceae bacterium EP7 genome:
- a CDS encoding tetratricopeptide repeat protein, with protein sequence MNSRRLAHPTAVVSLVLLLVGCSHNGRKAPAHASSGLLDTGRASKVTHRQAADMQVAMGRSLEESGNPTEAEAAYRKAIESDPKRADAHARLAVLVGMAGKFDESSKQFARAVKLDPKNPNLLCDQGYGYYLQRRWAESESCFRKAIKLEPAHSRSHNNLGLVLARQGDADAALAEFRRAGCDTADAQANLGLILAMEGHMPEAEKAYAAALAAKPKSSEARVGLDAILAARTGARPDPVRTLAAAPGHLDAEVRPASVELPELPGQ encoded by the coding sequence ATGAATTCGCGCCGCCTGGCCCATCCGACCGCCGTTGTCTCCCTGGTCCTCCTGCTCGTCGGCTGCTCTCACAACGGCCGGAAGGCCCCCGCGCATGCCTCTTCCGGCCTGCTGGACACCGGCCGGGCGTCGAAGGTGACGCACCGGCAGGCCGCCGACATGCAGGTGGCCATGGGCCGGTCGCTCGAGGAGTCGGGCAATCCGACCGAGGCCGAGGCGGCCTACCGCAAGGCCATCGAGAGCGATCCCAAACGGGCCGACGCCCACGCGCGGCTGGCGGTGCTGGTAGGCATGGCCGGCAAGTTCGACGAGTCGTCGAAGCAGTTCGCACGGGCGGTGAAGCTCGACCCCAAGAACCCCAATCTGCTGTGCGACCAGGGCTACGGCTACTACCTCCAGCGCCGCTGGGCCGAGTCCGAGTCCTGCTTCCGCAAGGCGATCAAGCTGGAGCCGGCCCACTCGCGGAGCCACAACAACCTGGGCCTGGTGCTGGCCCGGCAGGGCGACGCCGACGCGGCCCTGGCCGAGTTCCGTCGCGCCGGCTGCGACACCGCCGATGCGCAGGCCAACCTCGGCCTGATCCTGGCGATGGAAGGCCACATGCCCGAGGCCGAGAAAGCCTACGCCGCGGCCCTTGCGGCCAAGCCCAAATCCTCTGAAGCCCGGGTTGGCCTGGACGCCATCCTGGCCGCACGCACCGGGGCCCGTCCCGACCCGGTCAGGACCCTCGCCGCCGCGCCGGGCCATCTCGACGCCGAGGTCCGCCCCGCCTCGGTCGAGCTGCCCGAACTCCCCGGGCAATAG
- a CDS encoding TadE/TadG family type IV pilus assembly protein, with protein sequence MTHDAMRGRVRRRGAAAIELALVLPVLCLLCLITADYSRVFYALTTLSDCARAGAVYYAMTPSAAVSSVQHAALAGATDLIPQPTVDVASGTNVAGNAYVQVTVTYHFSSLSSFPGIPTSTTLSRKVVMMPNPP encoded by the coding sequence ATGACTCACGACGCGATGCGGGGGCGGGTGAGGCGTCGGGGCGCGGCGGCCATTGAGCTGGCGTTGGTCCTGCCGGTCCTCTGCCTGCTCTGCCTGATCACCGCCGACTATTCGCGGGTCTTCTACGCGCTGACGACCCTCAGCGATTGCGCCCGCGCCGGGGCGGTCTATTACGCCATGACGCCGTCGGCCGCGGTGTCGAGCGTGCAGCATGCGGCCCTGGCCGGCGCCACCGACCTGATTCCCCAGCCGACGGTCGACGTGGCCAGCGGGACGAACGTGGCGGGCAATGCTTATGTGCAAGTCACCGTCACCTACCACTTCTCTTCCTTGTCGAGCTTCCCGGGGATTCCGACCTCGACCACGCTGAGCCGCAAGGTCGTGATGATGCCCAACCCGCCGTGA